The following coding sequences lie in one Arthrobacter sp. PGP41 genomic window:
- a CDS encoding Ig-like domain-containing protein, which produces MTTLLGKLGLKRRHKKLVTGTAFGAAVVVLVTGAVLYPGFKTTEVELNDGGVWVVSKSKNAVGRLNYPSRVLDGAVTPASTTFDILQDAGDVFVDDETGSTLNQVSPANMRLGGDKQLPGSADVSFGSEVISVTDAASGKVWAVSPSTVNGFDEEASEPVLVGSEGIVSAVGDDDRIYSADPESGAVTVTAVDANGEVTASESETWAELKGSGDLQITVVGDEPVLLDPAAGKLFLPGGKRLQLENAREAKLQQGGPASGFVAIATRKALLKQPLDGSTAKTVAFDGEGVPAAPVQLGGCVHAAWSGANKYVRDCANDGDDKNVDVPRASASPSYVFRVNRDLVVLNDVNSGNVWLVNQNMQLVNNWDDVIPPKNESDEQDQESADNNTINVLPDRTKPNRPPETKPDAVGVRPGRTTILSVLDNDSDPDGDVLTAAVGNSGPQAGSLENIYGGTAFQISVPAGAKPGTETFSYSASDGRGLSATGQVTLSVMAPEENKPPRFKRGDNTTMLVEQGKAVSQNILTDWIDPDGDDLVLLDAKADNDQDQVKVRRDGLLTFQDSGATAGRKNVEVTIWDGRATVTGKVVVNVQPPGALAPVVNADHVTAVVGQDLVISPLKNDVDPNGGALRLAQVEANGPAELGPVTDGGTFTFRSTTPGPVYLTYIASNGPQSSQGLIRVDVESGDETGNPVAVHDVALMPTGGSVLVDPLANDSDPSGGVLVLQSVKLPENSTASVSVINHSVLRITDILGTKDPFLFEYTMSNGKKSATGSVSVVPVPAPAVVEAPQPKPDEVNVRVNDVVTIPVLGNDTHPQGQELTVDPVLPQGVDPLDGKSFVSENTLRFIAGPAPKTVRAIYNAVDPQGQKSAAAVTIHILPLEGAENSRPQPRNLTARVVAAGTVRIPVPLDGIDPDGDSVQLTGIDSTPAMGTAAVGSNFIDFTAAGDGAGTDTFRYKVVDRQGAVNTGTVTVGIAPRGEVNQEPTPVDDEVRVRPGRQIAVDATGNDTDPDGDLIRILTDGIDADAALQATVSKTSGRIILLAPGEAGTVNVRYTIADDRDASAQGTIRVVVDNEVPLKAPIARDDRVTSAQTMGKAAVDVPVLKNDEDPDGVGENLKISTEATTARPGADGNMIVDLTEQSQLIPYTVEDVDGQKSTAVIWVPGLGQQVPTLAKDEVLEVVAGQSVDVDLDEWVKVREGRSPRLTQTDRIKLIGADGSDPVTGDGTGLKYTAGADYVGPGSLTFEVTDGTGPDDPAGLKSTLSIRTKVLPDPNRNNPPELLGANLDVPKGDSASTDLGKLTADPDRDDVEKMKYELVGGSPAGFNAGIDGRTLKVSAADSSGAGTTAAVQVKARDPRGLEATATYQLKVTASNRPKPVANDDVQDDVAAGKPVTVNVLANDANPFPETALKIIAAAAETGSGNVDVNGDSITVTPAPGFTGTMVVSYTVADKTGDESRTATARVRLTVKDKPQTPTTPQAQSVGDQTALLTWTAPADRGSAITKYTVYGEAGFRQDCPANTCTLNGLVNNTKYHFQVTATNEFGESDRSPASAEVRPDVKPDTPLAPSLKFGDRELSVNWAAPASKGSPVKSYDLEISPPPAGQNAQIQNLTGVSYVWKGLQNGVSYKVRVLARNDAKEPSEWSPYSAAMVPAGVPATPAAPSAAQAGSVGSQSQLKVSWAAPNNNGDSISAYTLTTLRGGAVVSSQQVAGTSQNVTVDNSETNYTFTVSATNKAGTSGTSAQSAAIRAAGKPGMVGTPTAALVDTGGNGGKIDVRFPVLTAAQRNGSTAEEITYKYSLTSGGGSGNIAAGGGTVPAANGTPTAVVVWAVSSRSSTAGDASTPSNSVNPYGLAFAPNVTGSNSSGVGDRTVSWTWNQPDGNGRAVTGYQYSLDGGAWQDTQERRFSRTVGYSETHTLRVRAISGGQPGRIGSDSSRSGAEPPPPVPTSWTITATPVRSCTEPGYGVDSFRAGNPSSCVSPGKWLPENTPSNSDFYVVWYKTSANPSGIWYHLTSGPAAGNYVRHDTTNRDGQGPPPGMPQR; this is translated from the coding sequence GTGACAACTCTGCTGGGGAAGCTTGGGCTGAAAAGGCGCCACAAGAAACTCGTCACGGGCACCGCCTTCGGTGCCGCCGTCGTTGTCCTGGTCACCGGTGCCGTGCTGTATCCGGGGTTCAAGACCACCGAGGTGGAGCTGAACGACGGCGGCGTGTGGGTGGTCTCGAAGTCCAAGAATGCGGTGGGCCGGCTCAACTACCCCTCCCGCGTCCTTGATGGGGCCGTGACCCCCGCTTCCACCACGTTCGACATCCTGCAGGACGCCGGTGACGTCTTCGTCGATGATGAGACAGGCTCAACACTGAACCAGGTTTCGCCGGCGAACATGCGGCTGGGCGGAGACAAGCAGCTGCCGGGATCGGCGGACGTCAGCTTCGGCTCGGAAGTCATCTCCGTGACGGACGCGGCATCGGGCAAGGTATGGGCGGTGTCGCCGTCCACGGTCAACGGTTTTGACGAGGAAGCCTCAGAACCCGTGTTGGTCGGTTCGGAGGGCATTGTCTCGGCGGTCGGCGATGATGACCGGATCTACTCGGCGGACCCTGAATCCGGCGCCGTGACGGTAACGGCCGTTGACGCCAACGGCGAGGTGACAGCATCGGAATCCGAAACCTGGGCCGAGCTGAAAGGTTCGGGCGATCTCCAGATCACGGTGGTGGGGGACGAGCCGGTGCTTCTGGATCCGGCGGCCGGGAAGTTGTTCCTGCCCGGCGGAAAGCGGCTCCAGCTGGAAAACGCGCGGGAGGCGAAGCTGCAGCAGGGCGGCCCCGCCAGCGGTTTCGTGGCCATCGCCACCCGGAAGGCGTTGCTGAAGCAGCCCCTGGACGGATCCACGGCGAAGACGGTGGCATTCGACGGCGAGGGCGTGCCGGCTGCCCCCGTCCAGTTGGGCGGGTGCGTACACGCGGCGTGGTCCGGGGCGAACAAGTATGTGCGCGACTGCGCCAATGACGGCGATGACAAGAATGTTGACGTGCCCAGGGCGAGCGCCTCGCCGTCGTATGTCTTCCGGGTGAACCGGGACCTCGTGGTCCTGAATGACGTCAATTCCGGCAACGTGTGGCTGGTGAACCAGAACATGCAGCTGGTCAACAACTGGGACGATGTCATCCCGCCGAAGAACGAGTCCGACGAGCAGGACCAGGAATCCGCGGACAACAACACCATCAACGTCCTGCCGGACCGCACCAAGCCCAACCGTCCGCCGGAAACCAAGCCCGACGCCGTCGGCGTGCGCCCAGGCCGCACCACCATCCTTAGCGTCCTGGACAACGATTCGGACCCCGACGGCGATGTCCTCACGGCCGCCGTCGGGAATTCCGGACCCCAGGCCGGCAGCCTTGAGAACATCTACGGCGGCACGGCCTTCCAGATCTCCGTTCCGGCCGGCGCGAAACCCGGGACGGAAACATTCAGCTACAGCGCCTCAGACGGCCGCGGCCTTTCCGCCACCGGGCAGGTCACCCTCAGCGTGATGGCCCCCGAAGAGAACAAGCCGCCCCGGTTCAAGCGCGGCGACAACACCACCATGCTCGTGGAACAGGGCAAAGCCGTCAGCCAGAACATCCTTACCGACTGGATCGACCCCGACGGCGACGACCTGGTGCTCCTTGACGCGAAAGCGGACAACGACCAGGACCAGGTCAAGGTCCGCCGCGACGGCCTGCTGACCTTCCAGGACTCCGGCGCCACCGCCGGCAGGAAGAACGTGGAGGTGACCATCTGGGACGGCAGGGCCACCGTCACCGGAAAAGTGGTGGTCAACGTCCAGCCGCCGGGAGCCCTTGCACCGGTGGTCAACGCCGACCACGTCACGGCCGTGGTGGGACAGGACCTGGTCATCTCGCCGCTGAAGAACGACGTCGATCCGAACGGGGGCGCCCTCCGCCTGGCCCAGGTGGAAGCCAACGGCCCGGCCGAGCTGGGCCCCGTGACCGACGGCGGCACCTTTACGTTCCGCAGCACCACCCCCGGCCCGGTCTACCTCACCTACATCGCCAGCAACGGGCCGCAGAGCAGCCAGGGGCTGATCCGCGTCGACGTCGAATCCGGAGATGAAACGGGCAACCCCGTCGCCGTCCATGATGTCGCGCTCATGCCCACCGGCGGAAGCGTGCTGGTGGACCCGCTGGCCAACGATTCCGACCCCTCCGGCGGAGTCCTGGTGCTGCAGTCCGTGAAGCTGCCGGAAAACTCAACCGCGTCGGTGAGCGTCATCAACCACAGCGTCCTTCGGATCACCGACATCCTCGGAACCAAAGACCCGTTCCTCTTCGAATACACCATGTCCAACGGCAAGAAGTCGGCCACCGGCAGCGTGTCGGTGGTGCCCGTGCCGGCGCCGGCCGTGGTGGAGGCACCCCAGCCAAAACCGGACGAGGTAAACGTCCGGGTCAACGACGTCGTCACCATCCCCGTGCTCGGGAACGACACCCACCCGCAGGGCCAGGAGCTCACCGTGGACCCGGTCTTGCCGCAAGGGGTTGATCCCCTCGACGGGAAGAGCTTCGTTTCGGAGAACACCCTCCGGTTCATTGCCGGTCCGGCACCCAAGACCGTCCGCGCCATCTACAACGCCGTGGATCCCCAGGGACAAAAAAGCGCCGCCGCCGTGACCATCCACATCCTTCCCCTGGAGGGCGCGGAGAACTCACGCCCGCAGCCGCGCAACCTCACGGCCCGCGTGGTGGCCGCCGGAACGGTCCGGATTCCAGTGCCGCTGGACGGCATCGATCCGGACGGTGACTCCGTCCAGCTGACCGGCATCGACAGTACACCGGCCATGGGCACAGCTGCGGTCGGCAGCAACTTCATCGACTTCACCGCTGCCGGTGACGGCGCTGGAACCGATACCTTCCGCTACAAGGTGGTGGACCGGCAGGGCGCCGTCAACACCGGCACTGTCACCGTGGGCATCGCGCCGCGCGGCGAGGTCAACCAGGAGCCCACTCCCGTGGACGACGAGGTAAGGGTCCGCCCCGGCCGCCAGATCGCCGTCGACGCCACCGGCAACGACACAGATCCCGACGGCGACCTCATTCGTATCCTCACCGACGGCATTGATGCCGACGCCGCGCTGCAGGCCACCGTGAGCAAAACGAGCGGCCGAATCATCCTGCTGGCGCCCGGAGAAGCCGGGACCGTCAACGTGCGCTACACCATCGCCGATGACCGGGACGCATCCGCCCAAGGGACCATCCGCGTGGTGGTGGACAACGAGGTTCCCCTCAAGGCGCCCATCGCCCGTGACGACAGGGTGACGTCGGCCCAGACCATGGGGAAAGCCGCCGTGGACGTCCCTGTCCTGAAGAACGACGAGGACCCGGACGGCGTAGGGGAAAACCTCAAGATCAGCACAGAAGCCACCACAGCCCGGCCCGGGGCGGACGGCAACATGATCGTGGACCTGACTGAGCAGTCCCAGCTCATCCCCTACACCGTGGAGGATGTGGACGGCCAGAAGTCCACGGCGGTGATCTGGGTACCGGGCCTCGGGCAGCAGGTGCCCACCCTTGCCAAGGACGAAGTGCTTGAGGTAGTTGCCGGCCAGTCCGTGGATGTTGACCTGGATGAGTGGGTCAAGGTCCGGGAAGGCCGCTCGCCGCGGCTCACCCAGACGGACCGCATCAAGCTCATCGGCGCAGACGGCAGCGATCCCGTGACCGGCGACGGCACAGGACTCAAGTACACCGCGGGCGCAGACTATGTGGGACCAGGTTCCCTTACCTTCGAGGTGACCGACGGGACCGGCCCTGACGATCCGGCCGGCCTGAAGTCCACCCTGAGCATCCGCACCAAGGTGCTGCCTGATCCGAACAGGAACAACCCTCCGGAACTGCTGGGCGCAAACCTTGACGTGCCCAAGGGCGACTCCGCCAGCACCGACCTGGGCAAGCTGACAGCGGACCCTGACCGGGACGACGTCGAAAAGATGAAATACGAGTTGGTGGGAGGATCTCCCGCCGGTTTCAACGCCGGCATCGACGGCAGGACCCTGAAGGTTTCCGCGGCCGACTCAAGCGGGGCCGGGACGACGGCCGCCGTCCAGGTCAAAGCCAGGGATCCCCGCGGGCTCGAAGCCACGGCCACCTACCAGCTGAAGGTGACGGCTTCCAACCGGCCGAAGCCCGTGGCGAACGACGACGTGCAGGACGACGTTGCCGCCGGCAAACCCGTAACGGTGAACGTGCTCGCCAACGATGCCAACCCGTTCCCGGAGACCGCACTCAAAATCATTGCGGCCGCTGCGGAAACCGGCAGCGGCAACGTGGACGTGAACGGCGATTCCATCACAGTCACCCCTGCGCCGGGATTCACCGGCACCATGGTGGTGTCCTACACGGTGGCCGACAAGACCGGCGATGAGTCCCGCACTGCCACGGCCCGCGTCCGGCTGACAGTCAAGGACAAACCCCAGACCCCCACCACCCCGCAGGCGCAGAGCGTGGGGGACCAGACGGCACTCCTGACCTGGACGGCGCCAGCGGACCGCGGTTCAGCAATCACTAAGTACACCGTGTACGGGGAGGCAGGGTTCCGGCAGGACTGCCCGGCCAACACCTGCACCCTCAACGGGCTGGTCAACAACACCAAGTACCATTTCCAGGTCACGGCCACGAACGAGTTCGGCGAGTCCGACCGCTCGCCTGCGTCGGCCGAGGTGCGGCCTGACGTTAAGCCCGATACCCCCCTGGCGCCGTCGCTGAAGTTCGGCGATAGGGAGCTGTCCGTCAACTGGGCCGCTCCGGCAAGCAAGGGCTCACCGGTGAAGTCCTACGACCTGGAGATCTCACCTCCTCCCGCCGGGCAGAACGCCCAGATCCAAAACCTGACTGGCGTCAGCTATGTCTGGAAGGGCCTGCAGAACGGCGTCTCCTACAAAGTCCGGGTCCTGGCGCGCAATGATGCCAAGGAACCCTCCGAGTGGAGCCCTTATTCAGCAGCCATGGTTCCGGCGGGTGTTCCGGCCACTCCGGCCGCACCGTCTGCGGCGCAGGCCGGTTCGGTGGGTTCGCAAAGCCAGCTGAAGGTGAGCTGGGCTGCGCCGAACAATAATGGCGACTCCATCTCGGCGTACACCCTGACCACCCTCCGCGGCGGTGCCGTGGTGTCCAGCCAGCAAGTGGCCGGTACCTCGCAGAACGTCACGGTGGACAACTCCGAAACCAACTACACCTTCACGGTGTCTGCCACCAACAAGGCGGGCACCAGCGGGACAAGTGCCCAATCAGCGGCCATCCGTGCTGCCGGCAAGCCGGGCATGGTGGGAACTCCGACGGCGGCATTGGTGGACACAGGAGGAAATGGCGGAAAGATCGATGTGCGCTTCCCTGTGCTGACGGCAGCCCAGCGCAATGGTTCGACCGCCGAAGAAATCACCTACAAATACAGCCTGACGTCCGGCGGCGGCAGCGGCAATATTGCTGCCGGTGGCGGAACAGTTCCCGCAGCCAACGGCACCCCGACCGCTGTTGTGGTCTGGGCAGTATCGTCCCGCAGCTCCACCGCCGGGGACGCCAGCACCCCCTCCAACTCGGTCAACCCCTATGGGCTGGCCTTTGCCCCGAACGTCACAGGCAGCAACAGCAGCGGAGTGGGGGACAGGACGGTGTCCTGGACGTGGAACCAGCCGGACGGCAACGGCCGGGCGGTCACCGGTTACCAATACAGCCTGGACGGAGGCGCCTGGCAGGACACGCAGGAGCGGCGCTTCTCCCGGACCGTGGGCTACAGCGAAACCCATACTCTTCGGGTCCGCGCCATCAGCGGGGGCCAGCCCGGCCGGATCGGCAGTGATTCATCCCGCAGCGGTGCGGAGCCGCCGCCTCCCGTACCCACCTCCTGGACCATCACGGCAACACCGGTCCGCAGCTGCACCGAACCCGGGTACGGCGTTGACAGCTTCAGGGCCGGCAATCCCTCCAGCTGCGTCAGCCCCGGCAAATGGCTGCCGGAAAACACGCCGTCCAACTCGGACTTCTATGTGGTCTGGTACAAGACGTCCGCGAACCCTTCCGGCATTTGGTACCACCTGACCAGCGGCCCCGCCGCCGGGAACTACGTCCGCCACGACACCACCAACAGGGACGGACAGGGCCCGCCGCCGGGCATGCCGCAACGCTAG
- a CDS encoding AAA family ATPase, with amino-acid sequence MTMTTEQAAWFADTFEKLVANVGQAVLGKEHVIRLTFTAMLAEGHVLFEDAPGTGKTSLARALAATVQGSNNRIQFTPDLLPSDVTGVTIYDQKTQKFEFHKGPIFNNIVLADEINRASPKTQSALLEVMEESRVTVDGVTYEAGRPFMVMATQNPIEQAGTYRLPEAQLDRFLIKTSIGYPDHASTVRLLGGSNLKDRSQDLSAVITTQAVADMADLAATVHVDTAVLEYISRLCEETRNAPETRLGVSVRGALAMVRAAKVWAAGQGRNFVLPDDIKELAPVAWTHRFVMDPEAEFSGATAEAVLTRILAEVAAPQQRTNA; translated from the coding sequence GTGACCATGACCACCGAGCAGGCCGCCTGGTTTGCAGACACCTTCGAGAAACTCGTTGCCAACGTGGGGCAGGCCGTCCTGGGCAAAGAACACGTCATCCGGCTCACCTTCACGGCCATGCTGGCCGAGGGCCACGTGCTGTTCGAGGACGCACCCGGCACCGGCAAGACCTCGCTGGCCCGCGCCCTGGCCGCTACGGTGCAGGGGTCCAACAACCGCATCCAGTTCACCCCGGACCTGCTGCCCTCGGACGTCACGGGTGTGACCATCTACGACCAGAAGACCCAGAAGTTCGAGTTCCACAAGGGCCCGATCTTCAACAACATCGTCCTGGCGGACGAAATCAACCGTGCTTCGCCGAAGACCCAGTCGGCTCTGCTCGAGGTCATGGAGGAATCCAGGGTCACGGTTGACGGCGTCACGTACGAGGCCGGGCGCCCGTTCATGGTGATGGCCACGCAGAACCCCATCGAGCAGGCAGGCACCTACCGCCTGCCGGAGGCACAGCTGGACCGCTTCCTGATCAAGACCTCCATCGGCTACCCGGACCACGCCTCCACTGTCCGGCTGCTGGGCGGCTCCAACCTGAAGGACCGGTCCCAGGACCTCTCCGCGGTCATCACCACCCAGGCTGTGGCCGACATGGCGGACCTCGCCGCCACGGTGCACGTGGACACCGCCGTCCTCGAGTACATCTCGCGGCTCTGCGAGGAGACCCGCAACGCCCCCGAAACCCGGCTGGGCGTCTCGGTCCGCGGGGCCTTGGCCATGGTCCGTGCGGCAAAGGTCTGGGCGGCGGGGCAGGGGCGGAACTTCGTACTTCCGGATGACATCAAGGAACTTGCCCCGGTGGCATGGACCCACCGCTTCGTCATGGATCCTGAGGCAGAGTTCTCCGGAGCCACGGCGGAAGCCGTGCTGACGCGGATCCTGGCGGAGGTCGCGGCCCCCCAGCAGCGCACCAACGCCTGA
- a CDS encoding DUF58 domain-containing protein, whose amino-acid sequence MSTGTPLTRLAERLKQPFHRDGRPMQLHPSAVWAEARNTAAMALAPAWRNVQTAWLKYAWPVLSVVSVLGWCVLAASILLWSTGQAFGWQEAKAAAIAAFVMFLIAIAFVLGRSSYGVLLDLARTRVAVGDSAVGSIAVSNTSARPLLPAALELPVGNVTAVFHLPRMKPQQVHEDLFTIPTARRAVIVVGPVRSVRADPLHLLRRQVLWTEPEDLFVHPRTVALAGSAAGFIRDLEGMPTTDLSSADVSFHALRDYVPGDDRRHIHWKTTARTNKLMVRQFEETRRAHLAISLSINTDEYASEAEFEMAISVAASIGRQAIREQRELDVLTQKGPLRCETGRNMLDDMTRIAGSPMRRTAVDLARTLADTVPNASVVFFVVGSNVTATQLRSAAASVPPGVRSLAVRVEAGASPGRANIADLTVLTLGDLNDLAIVLRKAAA is encoded by the coding sequence ATGTCCACCGGCACCCCGTTGACCCGGCTCGCGGAGCGTCTCAAGCAACCCTTCCACAGGGACGGCCGGCCTATGCAGCTGCACCCGTCGGCAGTCTGGGCCGAGGCGCGGAACACGGCGGCCATGGCGCTGGCGCCAGCCTGGCGGAACGTCCAAACTGCATGGCTAAAGTACGCCTGGCCCGTGCTGTCCGTGGTCAGCGTCCTGGGCTGGTGCGTCCTGGCTGCCTCCATCCTGCTCTGGTCAACAGGTCAGGCGTTCGGCTGGCAGGAGGCCAAGGCGGCGGCGATCGCGGCGTTCGTGATGTTCCTGATCGCCATCGCCTTTGTCCTGGGCCGATCTTCCTACGGAGTGCTCCTGGACCTCGCCCGCACCCGGGTGGCCGTCGGGGACAGCGCCGTGGGCAGCATCGCCGTGTCCAACACCTCTGCCCGGCCCCTGCTGCCGGCAGCACTGGAACTTCCGGTGGGCAACGTCACGGCTGTGTTCCACCTGCCCCGCATGAAGCCGCAGCAGGTTCACGAGGACCTCTTCACCATTCCCACCGCGCGCCGTGCCGTGATCGTCGTCGGACCTGTCCGGTCAGTCCGGGCGGACCCGCTGCACCTGCTGCGCCGGCAGGTCCTGTGGACCGAGCCGGAAGACCTGTTCGTCCATCCGCGCACGGTGGCCCTGGCCGGTTCGGCGGCCGGCTTTATCCGCGACCTGGAAGGAATGCCTACCACGGACCTGTCCAGCGCGGACGTGTCCTTCCATGCGCTCCGCGACTACGTGCCGGGGGATGACCGCCGGCACATCCACTGGAAAACCACCGCGCGGACCAACAAGCTCATGGTGCGCCAGTTCGAGGAAACACGCCGGGCCCACCTGGCCATCTCGCTGTCCATCAACACCGACGAATACGCCTCCGAAGCGGAATTCGAAATGGCCATCTCGGTAGCCGCATCGATCGGCCGGCAGGCCATCCGTGAGCAGCGTGAGCTGGACGTCCTTACCCAGAAAGGCCCGCTGCGCTGTGAAACCGGGCGGAACATGCTCGATGACATGACCAGGATTGCGGGATCGCCCATGCGGCGGACCGCCGTCGACCTCGCCAGGACCCTGGCGGACACCGTCCCCAACGCCTCCGTGGTCTTCTTCGTCGTGGGCAGCAACGTGACTGCCACCCAGCTGCGCTCCGCGGCCGCGTCCGTGCCGCCCGGCGTCCGCAGCCTCGCGGTGCGGGTGGAAGCCGGCGCCTCGCCCGGCCGCGCGAACATCGCTGACCTTACCGTGCTGACGCTCGGCGACCTTAACGACCTTGCCATTGTGCTGAGAAAGGCCGCAGCATGA
- a CDS encoding transglutaminase family protein, with amino-acid sequence MTSTEGLRPRSTRPRSKPLGTNRGASGGGRNQAASAFADGQPAWHFLLDAAALTVLLGLGLLGFGLSFGGDRYYLVSGFGGILLGLAIGALNAHLRLGLLITTAVALGAYLVLGTLLAVPDAAIAGFVPTLDSLRTLLLGVVFAWKDMLTVGVPVGTAGGVLIVPFLSSLVTALVAGVLTWRLRSPYFPLLPVLVLFVTGIAFSTNAAFLTLERGIGLTVLGIAWATFRRDALRKNSTRKVSVNRPQTDTATAQRAKVRRLGMAAGVIALSVAVTALSAPLVTAGNDRKVLRNVVVPPFDPKDYITPLASFRTFVKDMKDDTLFVVRGLPRDGRVRLGALDAFNGTNYTMDPNGSGNFNRVGDTESINTLADTSGVVPTKDYAISITVEDYQGFFVPGGRKTTGLSFDDSASAAASGLYFNSGTDTAVTTNGLSRGDSYKVQVSDPVKLEHGQLAQYDFAKLSLPDATEVPPVVGSQANDLSADAPTAIDRVRQIEAHFQKTGAFSNGLVSEGQLPSVSGHGSARIRNLLTAKQMLGDDEQYAVAMSLMLRHLGIPSRVVMGFYPEPTSPENGAGEVKITGKDVHAWVEVAFERAGWVSFDPTPPKDNIPIPPDPENKSKPKPQVLQPPPPPQEPADLPPDSSPDALDADQKKNNPWLFWGALLGALGIALIPLSVLALPLLLIVLLKSRRRKSRFSEGHPAQRVGGGWSEVVSLATDMGAAVDTRATRRESAAVLAEAFPAAGGTTTMLARRADASIFGAGQPSEDDVREYWTIVDSSLKEMTSTAGFWQRQQARFSPRSLLADARSALARRSPLAQRGRLALPALSALKPAARRRTRPEGEGSAAPAPEAKAVEATPAQATPAQAPPAPEPPRQGPPAP; translated from the coding sequence ATGACCTCCACGGAAGGCCTCCGCCCGCGCAGCACGCGCCCCCGCAGCAAACCATTAGGCACCAACCGCGGTGCGTCCGGCGGCGGCCGTAACCAAGCGGCCTCCGCTTTCGCCGACGGCCAGCCGGCCTGGCACTTCCTGCTCGACGCCGCCGCGCTGACGGTCCTGCTGGGGCTTGGCCTGCTTGGCTTTGGCCTCAGCTTCGGCGGCGACCGGTACTACCTCGTCTCCGGCTTCGGCGGCATCCTCCTGGGCCTGGCCATCGGCGCACTCAACGCGCACCTGCGGCTCGGACTGCTCATCACCACGGCAGTTGCCCTCGGCGCCTACCTGGTCCTCGGAACGCTGCTGGCGGTGCCCGACGCCGCAATCGCAGGTTTTGTCCCCACCCTTGACTCGCTCCGGACCCTCCTCCTGGGGGTGGTGTTTGCCTGGAAGGACATGCTGACGGTTGGTGTTCCCGTGGGCACTGCAGGCGGCGTGCTGATTGTTCCCTTCCTGAGTTCCCTGGTGACCGCCCTGGTGGCCGGTGTCCTGACATGGCGCCTTCGAAGCCCTTACTTTCCGCTCCTGCCGGTCCTGGTCCTGTTCGTCACCGGCATCGCCTTCAGCACCAACGCCGCCTTCCTCACCCTCGAACGCGGCATCGGCCTGACGGTCCTGGGCATCGCCTGGGCCACGTTCCGCCGGGACGCCCTCAGGAAGAACTCCACGCGAAAGGTCTCCGTCAACAGGCCGCAGACGGATACCGCCACCGCGCAGCGGGCGAAGGTCCGGAGGCTGGGAATGGCAGCCGGCGTCATCGCCTTGAGTGTGGCCGTCACAGCACTCTCCGCCCCCCTGGTAACGGCAGGCAACGACCGGAAGGTCCTCCGGAACGTGGTGGTCCCGCCGTTCGACCCCAAGGACTACATCACGCCGCTGGCCAGTTTCCGCACCTTTGTCAAAGACATGAAGGACGACACCCTCTTTGTGGTCCGGGGCCTGCCCCGTGACGGCCGGGTCCGGCTGGGGGCCCTGGATGCCTTCAATGGAACCAACTACACGATGGACCCCAACGGCTCGGGCAACTTCAACAGAGTGGGGGACACCGAGTCGATCAACACCCTGGCGGATACCTCCGGGGTTGTTCCCACCAAGGACTACGCCATCAGTATCACGGTTGAGGACTACCAGGGATTCTTCGTGCCGGGGGGCCGTAAAACCACGGGACTGAGCTTTGATGACAGCGCGTCTGCCGCGGCGTCCGGCCTCTACTTCAATTCCGGAACGGATACCGCCGTCACCACCAACGGGCTGTCCCGCGGCGATTCCTACAAGGTGCAGGTTTCGGATCCCGTGAAGCTGGAACACGGGCAGCTGGCGCAGTACGACTTCGCGAAACTATCCCTGCCCGACGCCACGGAAGTGCCCCCGGTAGTGGGGTCGCAGGCCAACGACCTCTCCGCTGACGCCCCCACCGCCATCGACCGGGTCCGGCAGATCGAGGCCCATTTCCAGAAGACCGGGGCGTTCAGCAACGGGCTGGTCAGCGAAGGCCAGCTGCCCAGCGTGTCCGGCCATGGTTCTGCCCGGATCAGGAACCTCCTGACGGCCAAGCAGATGCTGGGCGACGACGAGCAGTACGCGGTGGCCATGTCCCTCATGCTCCGCCACCTGGGAATCCCGTCCCGCGTGGTGATGGGCTTCTACCCTGAACCCACCAGTCCGGAAAACGGGGCAGGCGAAGTCAAGATCACCGGCAAGGACGTGCACGCCTGGGTGGAAGTGGCCTTTGAACGGGCGGGCTGGGTGAGCTTCGATCCGACGCCGCCCAAGGACAACATTCCCATCCCGCCGGACCCCGAGAACAAGTCCAAGCCCAAGCCGCAGGTGCTGCAGCCGCCGCCCCCGCCGCAGGAACCGGCGGACCTTCCGCCGGACTCGTCCCCCGATGCACTGGATGCGGACCAGAAGAAGAACAACCCGTGGCTCTTCTGGGGTGCCCTGCTGGGCGCGCTGGGCATCGCCCTGATCCCGCTGTCCGTCCTCGCGCTCCCGCTGCTGCTGATCGTCCTGCTGAAATCACGACGGCGGAAGTCGCGGTTCAGCGAAGGCCATCCTGCGCAGCGCGTAGGTGGCGGCTGGAGCGAGGTGGTCAGCCTCGCCACGGACATGGGGGCCGCCGTCGATACCCGGGCCACCCGCCGCGAAAGCGCTGCGGTCCTGGCCGAGGCGTTTCCGGCTGCGGGCGGCACCACCACGATGCTGGCCCGCCGCGCGGACGCGTCCATCTTCGGCGCCGGCCAGCCCAGCGAGGACGACGTGCGGGAATACTGGACCATCGTGGACAGCTCGCTGAAGGAGATGACCTCTACGGCAGGTTTCTGGCAGCGGCAGCAGGCAAGGTTCTCCCCGCGGTCGCTGCTCGCTGACGCACGCAGTGCCTTGGCCCGCCGCAGCCCGCTGGCACAAAGGGGTCGGCTGGCTTTGCCGGCCCTGTCGGCCCTCAAGCCGGCCGCACGCCGTCGTACCCGCCCGGAAGGGGAGGGCTCCGCAGCGCCTGCACCGGAAGCTAAAGCGGTGGAGGCAACGCCGGCCCAGGCAACGCCGGCGCAGGCGCCGCCAGCGCCGGAACCGCCAAGGCAAGGACCTCCTGCGCCGTGA